The Nitriliruptor alkaliphilus DSM 45188 genome includes a region encoding these proteins:
- a CDS encoding acetoacetate--CoA ligase yields MSSAEVLWQPSPRQVEQSNLADFLRWLQASQGRSFADYTELWRWSTHELTEFWAAVWDYYHLDAASSYDAVLTERAMPGARWFPGARLNFAQRCLSAGNDTRPALVSVAETGEPVETSWRELRDEVAAVAGALRDLGVEPGDHVAAYLPNIREAVVALLATASVGAVWTACSPDFGIPSVLARFRQVSPVVLIAADGYAHGGKEFDRRAQAAGLLDGLPTVRHLLTVRCQTTGDWPVGAGVTVHDWPAISPAADIEFADVAFDDPLWVLWSSGTTGVPKGIVHGHGGIVVELLKSLGLGADLRATDRFMFLTSTSWMVWNYLVGGLLHGATIVLYDGSPTFPDVNGAWRVAERTGATVVGVGAGYLMAGAQAGAEPHAQVGLRRLRSILQTGSTLPPSAWRWVYSHVSPDVWLQSVCGGTDICSALAGAAAGLPVRTGRIAAPALGVALASWDPQGDPLTGQQGELVVTEPMPSMPLWFVADPDGQRYRDSYFDTFPGVWRHGDWVTVHDDLSIVMAGRSDSTLNRMGVRMGSADIYAVVEALPEITDSLVIGAELPDGSYAMPLFVVLDENTTLDDALRSRIVTAIRTELSPRHVPDEIVAAPAVPRTLTGKKLEVPIKRILQGTPPAQVTSAGAITHEDTLSWYAEHGRVMGRTPI; encoded by the coding sequence ATGAGCTCAGCCGAGGTCTTGTGGCAACCGAGTCCGCGACAGGTGGAGCAGTCCAACCTCGCCGACTTCCTGCGATGGCTCCAGGCATCGCAGGGCCGCTCCTTCGCCGATTACACCGAGCTGTGGCGGTGGAGCACCCACGAGCTCACCGAGTTCTGGGCGGCGGTCTGGGACTACTACCACCTGGACGCGGCCAGCAGCTACGACGCCGTACTGACCGAGCGGGCCATGCCCGGCGCGCGCTGGTTCCCCGGTGCGCGGCTCAACTTCGCGCAACGCTGCCTGTCCGCGGGGAACGACACCCGGCCGGCCCTGGTCAGCGTGGCCGAGACCGGTGAGCCGGTCGAGACCTCTTGGCGCGAGCTGCGGGACGAGGTCGCCGCCGTCGCGGGCGCGTTGCGCGACCTGGGTGTCGAGCCCGGCGACCACGTAGCGGCTTACCTGCCCAACATCCGCGAGGCCGTGGTCGCGCTGCTTGCCACCGCGAGCGTCGGCGCGGTGTGGACGGCATGCTCACCGGACTTCGGCATCCCGAGCGTGCTGGCCCGATTCCGCCAGGTCTCCCCGGTCGTCCTGATCGCCGCTGACGGCTACGCCCACGGCGGCAAGGAGTTCGACCGCCGCGCACAGGCCGCGGGGCTGTTGGACGGCTTGCCCACCGTGCGGCACCTGCTCACCGTCAGGTGCCAGACGACCGGCGACTGGCCGGTGGGTGCGGGAGTGACCGTCCACGACTGGCCGGCCATCTCTCCCGCCGCCGACATCGAGTTCGCCGACGTCGCGTTCGACGACCCCCTGTGGGTGCTGTGGTCCTCCGGCACGACCGGGGTGCCGAAGGGCATCGTCCACGGGCACGGCGGCATCGTCGTCGAGCTGCTGAAATCCCTCGGCCTCGGTGCCGACCTGCGAGCGACCGACCGGTTCATGTTCCTCACATCGACGAGCTGGATGGTGTGGAACTACCTCGTCGGCGGCCTCCTGCACGGCGCCACCATCGTCCTCTACGACGGCAGCCCCACGTTCCCCGACGTCAACGGTGCCTGGCGCGTCGCGGAGCGCACCGGTGCGACCGTGGTCGGCGTCGGGGCCGGCTATCTGATGGCAGGAGCGCAGGCCGGCGCAGAGCCCCACGCACAGGTCGGCCTGCGCCGGCTGCGCTCGATCCTGCAGACCGGGTCCACACTCCCACCCTCGGCCTGGCGATGGGTCTACTCGCACGTGTCACCGGACGTGTGGCTGCAGTCGGTGTGCGGTGGCACCGACATCTGTTCCGCCCTGGCCGGCGCGGCGGCCGGCTTGCCGGTCCGTACCGGACGCATCGCCGCTCCGGCGCTCGGCGTCGCCTTGGCTTCCTGGGACCCGCAAGGAGATCCGCTCACCGGGCAGCAAGGCGAGCTGGTCGTCACCGAACCCATGCCCTCGATGCCCCTGTGGTTCGTCGCAGATCCGGATGGGCAGCGGTATCGCGACAGCTACTTCGACACCTTCCCCGGCGTTTGGCGGCATGGCGACTGGGTCACCGTGCACGACGACCTCAGCATCGTCATGGCCGGACGGTCCGACTCCACCCTTAACCGGATGGGGGTGCGCATGGGGTCCGCCGACATCTACGCCGTGGTTGAAGCACTTCCCGAGATCACCGACAGCCTCGTCATCGGCGCAGAACTCCCCGACGGCAGCTACGCGATGCCGTTGTTCGTCGTCCTCGACGAGAACACCACGCTCGACGACGCCCTCCGCAGCCGGATCGTCACCGCGATCCGCACCGAGCTCTCACCCCGCCATGTGCCCGACGAGATCGTCGCCGCGCCAGCCGTCCCACGCACCCTCACCGGCAAGAAGCTGGAGGTGCCGATCAAGCGCATCCTGCAGGGGACACCGCCAGCCCAGGTCACCTCAGCCGGTGCGATCACACACGAGGACACCCTGAGCTGGTACGCCGAACATGGCCGCGTCATGGGCAGAACCCCGATCTGA
- a CDS encoding hydantoinase B/oxoprolinase family protein: protein MTAQIPSLLQRLEHSEALFEQTGRYQGLDTLTQLETDPLKFESFHARLLSMIISTRETMKYIASSPAVRDFEEFVIGLYTPEGDAIALSTGIMVHVHTLSEFIKFIIKNGYEDDPKIRPGDIFENNEVWAGGVHTPDVMTLIPVFDGDELIAWVGAVAHELEAGTYEGPGMSVLTPDRYGEGLHISAEKVGEDDHFRADYLLRLRMGLRNANWWILDDKAKLSGCLMVREALGKIIEEFGLDYYKQATKELIEEGRREFIKRVKATMVPGTYRGLTMPVHKRSHVPFVHPLANNDFIDLVRQEMTVTADGRIELDYEGSTGWSFHPFNCAPGPMNGGFWITLTQLLNYDGRVNDGAYLAVKQYLPEGSIVNASYQGVATSLAWWTLIPIFANVWRLMGISWYARGFTEEILMSTPTCMVGVTGFDQFNSPTGYNNFEMAGESCGARGVADGLDCGSPIWNSEGIQGDAEVWELTGPNAYLGRSFVPDHQGYGRFRGGSAWQSLWMVRNSELVNVTLSASGCMNGGVFHKGLFGGYPPAGWKCLWATGTNIKDLIARGEKLPSSIDEAEQMLKDGTITAEDYYVGPDNQWSPNLRDGDLFGVLYYGGVGYGDPLERDVAAIEKDLANGLMTVDGARGAYAYRGDDASTAAERDARRQARLDRSVPAQEWWATERARAQTGEVSELVHHMFARSAKLSDAVVEQFKAFWQIEEFPYTQTGEPDFAAPAPVGFYYPRSSSRPRPDEA, encoded by the coding sequence ATGACCGCACAGATCCCAAGCCTGCTGCAGCGGCTCGAGCACAGCGAGGCACTGTTCGAGCAGACCGGCCGCTACCAGGGCCTGGACACCCTGACACAGCTGGAGACCGACCCGCTGAAGTTCGAGTCGTTCCACGCGCGGTTGCTGTCGATGATCATCTCGACCCGAGAGACGATGAAGTACATCGCCTCCTCGCCCGCGGTCCGGGACTTCGAGGAGTTCGTCATCGGCCTCTACACCCCCGAGGGCGACGCCATCGCGCTCTCGACGGGAATCATGGTGCACGTCCACACCCTGTCGGAGTTCATCAAGTTCATCATCAAGAACGGGTACGAGGACGACCCCAAGATCCGCCCCGGCGACATCTTCGAGAACAACGAGGTGTGGGCGGGCGGCGTGCACACGCCCGACGTCATGACGCTGATCCCCGTGTTCGACGGCGACGAGCTGATCGCCTGGGTCGGTGCGGTCGCCCACGAGCTGGAGGCTGGCACCTACGAGGGGCCGGGCATGTCGGTGCTGACCCCGGACCGCTATGGCGAGGGCCTGCACATCAGCGCGGAGAAGGTCGGTGAGGACGACCACTTCCGGGCCGACTACCTGCTGCGGCTACGGATGGGCCTGCGCAACGCCAACTGGTGGATCCTCGACGACAAGGCCAAGCTCTCCGGTTGCCTGATGGTCCGTGAGGCCCTCGGCAAGATCATCGAGGAGTTCGGGCTGGACTACTACAAGCAGGCCACCAAGGAGCTCATCGAGGAGGGACGGCGCGAGTTCATCAAGCGCGTCAAGGCGACGATGGTGCCCGGCACCTACCGCGGCCTGACGATGCCGGTCCACAAGCGCAGCCATGTGCCGTTCGTGCATCCGTTGGCCAACAACGACTTCATCGACCTGGTCCGCCAGGAGATGACGGTCACCGCCGACGGGCGCATCGAGCTGGACTACGAGGGCTCCACCGGGTGGAGCTTCCACCCGTTCAACTGCGCCCCGGGTCCGATGAACGGGGGCTTCTGGATCACGCTCACCCAGCTGCTCAACTACGACGGTCGCGTCAACGACGGCGCGTACCTGGCGGTGAAGCAGTACCTGCCCGAGGGCTCCATCGTGAACGCCAGCTACCAGGGCGTCGCAACATCGCTGGCCTGGTGGACCCTCATCCCGATCTTCGCCAACGTCTGGCGGTTGATGGGCATCAGCTGGTACGCCCGAGGATTCACCGAAGAGATCCTGATGTCCACCCCGACCTGCATGGTCGGCGTCACCGGCTTCGACCAGTTCAACAGCCCCACCGGATACAACAACTTCGAGATGGCGGGCGAGAGCTGCGGCGCCCGCGGCGTGGCCGACGGCCTGGACTGCGGCAGCCCGATCTGGAACTCCGAGGGGATCCAGGGCGACGCCGAGGTCTGGGAACTGACCGGCCCCAACGCCTACCTGGGCCGCAGCTTCGTGCCCGACCACCAGGGCTACGGCCGGTTCCGTGGCGGGTCGGCGTGGCAGTCACTGTGGATGGTCCGCAACTCCGAGCTGGTCAACGTCACCCTCTCGGCCTCCGGCTGCATGAACGGCGGGGTGTTCCACAAGGGACTCTTCGGCGGATACCCACCCGCCGGCTGGAAGTGCCTGTGGGCGACCGGAACCAACATCAAGGACCTCATCGCCCGCGGGGAGAAGCTGCCCTCGAGCATCGACGAGGCCGAGCAGATGCTCAAGGACGGGACGATCACCGCGGAGGACTACTACGTCGGCCCCGACAACCAGTGGTCGCCCAACCTGCGCGACGGCGACCTGTTCGGCGTGCTGTACTACGGCGGAGTGGGCTACGGGGACCCGCTCGAGCGTGACGTTGCGGCGATCGAGAAGGACCTCGCCAACGGCCTGATGACCGTCGATGGCGCCCGCGGCGCCTACGCCTACCGCGGTGACGACGCATCGACGGCCGCCGAGCGCGATGCACGCCGTCAGGCCAGGCTGGACCGGTCCGTCCCGGCTCAGGAGTGGTGGGCCACCGAACGCGCCCGGGCGCAGACCGGTGAGGTCTCTGAGCTGGTGCACCACATGTTCGCCCGCTCGGCGAAGTTGTCCGACGCCGTCGTCGAGCAGTTCAAGGCGTTCTGGCAGATCGAGGAGTTCCCCTACACCCAGACCGGCGAGCCGGACTTCGCCGCCCCCGCCCCGGTGGGCTTCTACTACCCCCGCTCGTCCAGCCGCCCGCGGCCGGACGAGGCCTGA
- a CDS encoding acetone carboxylase subunit gamma translates to MTDTIDTPDRSNASSQELTTALVQRKLSWEELLGLMRAPKESSRFEETIVAHQQLVDWDEQILLPLGENLYIVAKDGKAIVKTRAGAELGPWDGNWKMQCRVIVRRTRADLLELYPEDQLTIDSDLIEIREFLCPISGTLLDVDCVPPTFPVEVDFTPDLAAFYRDWLGRELPVSV, encoded by the coding sequence ATGACCGACACCATCGACACACCCGACCGATCCAACGCCTCGAGCCAGGAGCTGACCACCGCCCTCGTTCAGCGCAAGCTGTCCTGGGAGGAGCTGCTCGGGCTGATGCGCGCCCCGAAGGAGTCGAGCAGGTTCGAGGAGACCATCGTCGCGCATCAGCAGCTCGTCGACTGGGACGAGCAGATCCTGCTCCCGCTCGGGGAGAACCTCTACATCGTCGCCAAGGACGGCAAGGCGATCGTCAAGACCCGCGCCGGCGCCGAGCTCGGCCCGTGGGACGGCAACTGGAAGATGCAGTGCCGGGTGATCGTCCGCCGCACCCGTGCGGACCTCCTCGAGCTCTACCCCGAGGACCAGCTGACGATCGACTCCGACCTGATCGAGATCCGGGAGTTCCTCTGCCCGATCTCCGGCACATTGCTCGACGTCGACTGCGTGCCACCGACGTTTCCGGTCGAGGTCGACTTCACCCCCGATCTGGCGGCGTTCTACCGCGATTGGCTCGGCCGCGAACTGCCCGTCAGCGTCTGA
- a CDS encoding aminotransferase class I/II-fold pyridoxal phosphate-dependent enzyme, whose translation MQATELLTRLTAWDQRPGPRSHALADALREAAAAGSLPAGTRLPAERELAAALEVSRGTVVRAYDRLRQAGAAVTRHGSGTVLAGRDLRGAERRGAALLEELPAGSILAGMSEDRGPDVVDLRGAAWPGTAGLPDDAFVRTPAELDTFRHESGYRPLGLPVLRRAIAGHLTRQGLATDASQIIVTTGAQQALDLILTTLCEPGDPVLVEELTYPGFLELLTTRRLRARPLPLGRDGVDHLALARALQQRTPPLTYLVPTHHNPTGRTVPGPLRRLIAEQVVETGGVLVDDASLAEVWLDAPPPPPIAASLPDADAHIITVGSASKWLWGGLRVGWVRASGSLLDRLARVKVILDLGTGFEGQLTTASLLDRADEVLTVRREALRSRYDALASALTEQLPGWRFERPTGGLSLWVDLGGAPGDAIAQLAARHGVLVPPARVCAATGRDVGALRLTFAQDEATMRRAVDGLAAAWRDHLAHAAPRAATPIV comes from the coding sequence GTGCAGGCCACCGAACTGCTCACCCGCCTGACCGCCTGGGACCAGCGGCCCGGTCCACGGTCGCACGCGCTCGCCGACGCCCTCCGCGAGGCGGCTGCCGCGGGCAGCCTGCCCGCCGGGACGCGCCTGCCCGCCGAGCGTGAGCTCGCGGCGGCGCTCGAGGTCAGCCGCGGCACCGTCGTGCGCGCCTACGACCGGCTGCGCCAGGCCGGTGCCGCGGTGACCCGCCACGGTTCGGGCACCGTGCTCGCCGGTCGTGACCTGCGGGGCGCCGAGCGGCGCGGGGCGGCGCTGCTCGAGGAACTGCCGGCGGGCAGCATCCTGGCCGGCATGAGCGAGGACCGTGGACCCGACGTGGTCGACCTGCGCGGTGCCGCGTGGCCGGGGACAGCCGGGCTGCCCGATGACGCGTTCGTGCGCACCCCTGCCGAGCTCGACACGTTCCGTCACGAGAGCGGCTACCGACCACTCGGCCTCCCGGTCCTGCGGCGTGCCATCGCCGGCCACCTGACCCGCCAGGGACTCGCGACCGACGCCAGCCAGATCATCGTGACCACCGGAGCGCAGCAGGCGCTGGACCTGATCCTCACCACGCTGTGCGAGCCGGGAGACCCGGTCCTCGTCGAGGAGCTCACCTACCCGGGGTTCCTCGAGCTGCTGACCACCCGCCGGCTGCGGGCCCGGCCCCTGCCGCTCGGGCGCGACGGGGTGGACCACCTCGCCCTCGCGCGCGCCCTCCAGCAGCGGACCCCGCCGCTCACCTACCTGGTGCCGACCCACCACAACCCGACCGGCCGCACCGTTCCGGGGCCGCTCCGCCGACTCATCGCCGAGCAGGTCGTCGAGACGGGCGGCGTCCTCGTCGACGACGCGTCGCTGGCGGAGGTGTGGCTCGACGCTCCCCCACCGCCACCCATCGCCGCATCGCTGCCCGACGCCGACGCCCACATCATCACCGTCGGCTCGGCCAGCAAGTGGCTCTGGGGTGGCCTACGCGTCGGCTGGGTCCGTGCATCCGGTTCGCTGCTCGACCGCCTGGCCCGGGTCAAGGTCATCCTCGACCTCGGCACCGGTTTCGAGGGACAGCTCACGACGGCCTCGCTGCTCGACCGCGCCGACGAGGTGCTGACCGTCCGGCGCGAGGCGCTGCGGTCGCGGTACGACGCCCTCGCCTCGGCTCTCACGGAGCAGCTGCCGGGCTGGCGGTTCGAACGGCCCACCGGCGGGCTGTCGCTGTGGGTCGACCTCGGGGGTGCACCGGGTGACGCCATCGCACAGCTCGCGGCGCGGCACGGGGTCCTGGTCCCGCCGGCGCGCGTGTGCGCCGCGACCGGCCGCGACGTCGGCGCGCTGCGGCTCACCTTCGCCCAGGACGAGGCGACGATGCGCCGGGCGGTGGACGGCCTGGCTGCCGCCTGGCGCGACCACCTCGCTCACGCCGCACCGCGGGCAGCCACGCCGATCGTCTGA
- a CDS encoding helix-turn-helix domain-containing protein, which yields MTSVIEPEQLPIWVPGQLTVRSSDSGWDGISVRGYSYAASDVLVPPIRDFMIVAYRRGTTSMRRRVDGQWLEERLVPGDVSLLTRAADSHWVWDTDIEVVHVYLTQAELAATCEQMYERDVQDVELHDEVKADDPAIHRTAMLLAQEAAHGGAGSSLLVESLSCQLAVHILRRHAHVLFRERHTGDGLSFPQERVVRDYIQEHLGENITLEDLASSVGLSRYHFARRFRVSTGTTAYEYVLQQRVARAQTLLTRTNESLINIAVTCGFADQSHFNRVFKKHTGVPPGQYRKHSRPRSTP from the coding sequence ATGACGAGCGTGATCGAGCCCGAACAACTCCCCATCTGGGTGCCCGGGCAGCTCACGGTGCGCAGTTCCGATTCGGGATGGGACGGCATCTCGGTCCGGGGCTATAGCTACGCCGCCTCCGACGTCCTCGTACCCCCTATACGCGACTTCATGATCGTCGCGTACCGCCGAGGCACCACCTCGATGCGGCGCCGTGTCGACGGGCAGTGGCTCGAAGAACGTCTCGTTCCTGGCGACGTCTCACTGCTCACACGCGCGGCGGATTCCCACTGGGTGTGGGACACCGACATCGAGGTCGTGCACGTCTATCTCACGCAGGCGGAGCTCGCTGCGACCTGCGAGCAGATGTACGAACGAGACGTCCAGGACGTCGAACTCCACGACGAGGTCAAGGCGGACGACCCGGCCATCCACAGAACGGCCATGCTCCTCGCCCAGGAAGCCGCCCACGGTGGCGCCGGCAGTTCGCTGCTCGTCGAGTCTCTGTCCTGTCAGCTCGCCGTGCACATCCTGCGCCGCCACGCCCACGTGCTCTTCCGCGAACGCCATACCGGAGACGGTCTATCGTTCCCCCAGGAACGGGTGGTCCGCGACTACATCCAGGAGCACCTCGGCGAGAACATCACGCTCGAGGACCTTGCCTCGTCAGTCGGGTTGAGCCGTTACCACTTCGCCCGGCGCTTCCGTGTCTCCACCGGAACCACGGCCTACGAGTACGTGCTCCAACAGCGCGTCGCCAGGGCCCAGACACTGCTGACCCGGACGAACGAATCGCTCATCAACATCGCCGTGACCTGCGGCTTCGCCGACCAGAGCCACTTCAACCGCGTCTTCAAGAAGCACACCGGCGTACCGCCAGGTCAGTACCGCAAACACAGCCGACCGCGGAGCACGCCGTAG
- a CDS encoding hydantoinase/oxoprolinase family protein, with product MAANDQASGPPASNWVALDAGGTMTDAVIVSGAGDFLVGKYLTNKQDESESFIGSIADAAKTNDQQLGDVLPASEVIVYAGTIMLNTLLSKTGSKVGMLLTQGFEDYLLMEKAEGGWLGYPYADRLHTVTHHHDDPVIPRDRVYGVQERIDLFGQVAVPIRESDVRTAARELAAAEVESIGVMFLFSHMNPEHEQRAAEIINEEAPGIPVVLSSAIAPTHKEYTRLASVVAQSYAGERARKHFRSVEAKAREDGFDREVSTLLAHGGTVPVDTPRLYESYVSGPVGGVLGGHYIGEIIGSENVVCCDVGGTSFDVGIVRDGTIPITREPTLLSFRTNIPMIHTESIGAGMGSELGIHPLTGKLTIGPRSAGSDVGRSLNWPNPTITDCHLLLGYLDPNNFLGGDVPLDKDAAHAALEPMAAHFKTDLLEFCERAHQLVTESMREFLSNMLRGRGYTTQEYSMLMYGGGGPLGLSGVVDGLDFKEIITFPFAAVFSAFGVLCAPRRYRYHQATIAACPAGDDEPSRAIKGAAIDAINAAWASLEERARTDFAMHGWDFASATLHRSAYVRFTNQLSDFEVPWTGERLTSIEDLHELMKGYEQVYTSIYPKQALYSEVGYQILELALSADIETPRPAVPVLELAGRAPSSSSVKGQRAGHWRGTDITFDIYEMDELRAGNVVNGPAVIEHPATTLLIPPTHHVEFDERRLIHYRAGQA from the coding sequence ATGGCAGCGAACGATCAGGCGTCAGGGCCACCGGCGAGCAACTGGGTGGCACTGGACGCGGGCGGAACCATGACCGATGCGGTGATCGTCAGCGGGGCGGGCGACTTCCTCGTCGGCAAGTACCTCACCAACAAGCAGGACGAGTCGGAAAGCTTCATCGGATCGATCGCCGACGCCGCGAAGACCAACGACCAGCAGCTCGGCGACGTGCTGCCGGCCAGCGAGGTCATCGTCTACGCCGGCACGATCATGCTGAACACCCTGCTGAGCAAGACCGGATCCAAGGTCGGGATGCTGCTGACCCAGGGGTTCGAGGACTACCTGCTGATGGAGAAGGCCGAGGGTGGCTGGCTCGGCTACCCCTACGCCGACCGGCTGCACACGGTCACTCACCACCACGACGACCCGGTGATCCCGAGGGATCGGGTGTACGGCGTGCAGGAGCGGATCGACCTGTTCGGTCAGGTGGCAGTGCCGATCCGTGAGTCCGACGTCCGCACCGCGGCCCGCGAGCTCGCCGCTGCCGAGGTCGAGTCGATCGGCGTCATGTTCCTGTTCTCCCACATGAACCCCGAGCATGAGCAGCGCGCTGCGGAGATCATCAACGAAGAGGCGCCAGGGATCCCGGTGGTGCTGTCTTCGGCGATCGCACCGACGCACAAGGAGTACACGCGACTCGCCAGCGTGGTCGCCCAGTCCTACGCCGGAGAACGGGCTCGGAAGCACTTCCGGTCCGTTGAGGCCAAAGCTCGTGAAGACGGGTTCGATCGCGAGGTGTCCACGTTGCTCGCGCATGGGGGCACGGTGCCGGTGGATACGCCCCGGTTGTATGAGTCCTACGTGTCCGGTCCAGTCGGAGGTGTGCTCGGCGGGCACTACATCGGCGAGATCATCGGCTCGGAGAACGTGGTCTGCTGCGACGTCGGCGGCACCAGCTTCGACGTGGGCATCGTCCGCGATGGCACCATCCCGATCACCCGCGAGCCGACGCTGCTGAGCTTCCGCACCAACATCCCGATGATCCACACCGAGTCGATCGGCGCTGGGATGGGCTCGGAGCTGGGCATCCATCCGCTCACCGGCAAGCTCACCATCGGGCCGCGCAGCGCGGGCTCGGACGTCGGGCGGAGCCTGAACTGGCCCAATCCGACGATCACCGACTGCCACCTCCTCCTGGGCTATCTGGACCCGAACAACTTCCTCGGCGGCGATGTGCCGCTGGACAAGGACGCGGCCCACGCGGCGCTGGAGCCGATGGCCGCGCACTTCAAGACCGACCTGCTGGAGTTCTGCGAGCGGGCACACCAGCTGGTGACCGAGTCGATGCGCGAGTTCCTGTCCAACATGCTGCGTGGGCGCGGGTACACCACCCAGGAGTACTCGATGCTGATGTACGGGGGCGGCGGCCCGCTCGGCCTGTCCGGTGTGGTGGACGGGCTCGACTTCAAGGAGATCATCACCTTCCCGTTCGCCGCGGTGTTCTCCGCGTTCGGTGTGCTGTGCGCGCCGCGCCGATACCGCTACCACCAGGCGACCATCGCGGCCTGCCCGGCGGGCGACGATGAGCCCTCACGTGCGATCAAGGGCGCGGCGATCGACGCCATCAACGCCGCGTGGGCGTCCCTGGAGGAACGTGCGCGCACGGACTTCGCCATGCACGGATGGGACTTCGCATCCGCCACGCTGCACCGCAGCGCCTACGTGCGGTTCACCAACCAGCTCTCGGATTTCGAGGTCCCGTGGACGGGCGAGCGGCTGACCTCGATCGAAGATCTGCACGAGCTGATGAAGGGGTACGAGCAGGTCTACACGAGTATCTACCCGAAGCAGGCCCTGTACTCCGAGGTTGGCTACCAGATCCTCGAGCTCGCGCTGTCGGCGGACATAGAGACCCCTCGACCGGCGGTTCCCGTGCTGGAACTGGCGGGGCGGGCGCCGTCATCGTCGTCGGTGAAGGGACAGCGCGCCGGGCACTGGCGCGGCACCGACATCACGTTCGACATCTACGAGATGGACGAACTGCGCGCGGGCAACGTGGTCAACGGCCCCGCCGTGATCGAACACCCCGCGACCACCCTGCTCATCCCGCCGACGCATCACGTCGAGTTCGACGAGCGGCGGCTCATCCACTACCGCGCCGGCCAGGCCTGA
- a CDS encoding SCO6745 family protein, translated as MGGASEDARRTAAGDRPTPADARALWRVCEPVHAVTYFAPEVRDALKAVGLRGFWMGYTAARLAPLGPIGPEVGTAVLHNFAPTMVARSLPDAWRYASPEAVLTARAEALPRALAPFVEDLDVGTIEAVTASIRRATEAAGVEGRAMFAAHVALPWPDDPVLRLWHATTLLREHRGDGHVAALTAADLTGLEAHVLATAVRGGDPAVLRDNRGWSEDEWARSVNALATRGLVDRTGAATAVGQEEHAAVEAVTDRLAARPLARLDRDDVATLIATLAPVAQRIAATGLVPFPNPMGLPRP; from the coding sequence GTGGGCGGTGCCAGCGAGGACGCCCGACGGACCGCGGCGGGTGACCGACCGACCCCGGCAGATGCTCGCGCCCTGTGGCGGGTGTGCGAGCCGGTGCACGCAGTGACCTACTTCGCCCCCGAGGTTCGCGACGCCCTCAAGGCGGTCGGGCTCCGAGGCTTCTGGATGGGCTACACCGCCGCGCGTCTGGCCCCGCTCGGCCCGATCGGACCCGAGGTCGGTACCGCGGTGCTGCACAACTTCGCACCGACGATGGTGGCGCGGTCGCTCCCCGACGCCTGGCGCTACGCCTCGCCCGAGGCGGTGCTGACCGCCCGCGCCGAGGCGCTCCCCCGCGCGCTGGCACCCTTCGTCGAGGATCTCGACGTAGGGACGATCGAGGCGGTGACCGCCTCGATCCGGCGAGCGACCGAGGCGGCGGGGGTCGAGGGTCGGGCGATGTTCGCAGCGCACGTCGCGCTCCCGTGGCCCGACGACCCGGTGCTCCGCCTGTGGCACGCGACCACGCTGCTGCGCGAGCACCGCGGCGACGGCCACGTGGCTGCGCTCACGGCTGCCGATCTCACCGGCTTGGAGGCACACGTCCTGGCGACCGCCGTCCGGGGCGGTGACCCTGCGGTGCTGCGCGACAACCGCGGTTGGAGCGAGGACGAGTGGGCGAGGTCGGTGAACGCCCTCGCCACACGGGGGCTGGTCGATCGCACCGGCGCCGCGACCGCGGTCGGCCAGGAGGAGCACGCGGCGGTCGAGGCGGTGACCGATCGGCTGGCCGCCAGACCGTTGGCCAGGCTCGACCGTGACGACGTCGCCACGCTCATCGCGACGCTGGCACCGGTCGCCCAGCGGATCGCGGCGACCGGGCTGGTCCCGTTCCCGAACCCGATGGGCCTACCCCGACCGTGA
- a CDS encoding MerR family transcriptional regulator gives MRIGQVADAAGVSVDTIRFYERRGVLPEPRRRPSGYRVYGADTVERIRLARTLQANGFTLDEVIDAVHAFEAGTTCADERWRLERSVDRIDRRIAELRAVRRTVLATMAACDDGTCQLVRPTR, from the coding sequence ATGCGCATCGGTCAGGTCGCTGACGCAGCGGGTGTGAGCGTCGACACGATCCGGTTCTACGAGCGGCGCGGCGTCCTGCCCGAGCCGCGACGTCGGCCGTCGGGGTACCGCGTCTACGGGGCTGACACGGTGGAGCGGATCAGGCTCGCCCGGACGCTCCAGGCCAACGGGTTCACACTCGACGAGGTCATCGATGCCGTGCACGCCTTCGAGGCAGGGACGACGTGCGCCGATGAGCGGTGGCGCCTCGAGCGGTCCGTCGACCGCATCGACCGCAGGATCGCTGAGCTACGCGCGGTGCGACGCACCGTCCTCGCGACGATGGCAGCCTGCGACGACGGGACCTGCCAGCTCGTCCGGCCGACCCGGTAG